ATTGCTGTGATGGAATATAGTTGGAAATCATATATTCTACCTAGCTGTATATTACGATTATATATCTATTACTCATACATCATGTGTCTGATGGTAAATTATTTGTGTGAACAAATCGACAATCCATGTATAAATCTGTAATCGTTAACGTAAAAGTAAAaccagtaaacacacacaaaacctcaTTGcgtcacattttttaaaaacagcagttggTACACTGCACGCTCTTACTTTGAAAAGCGGGAAACTAAGATATCAGCAGACTATCCACAAACGGCCGAGTGAAACATCGATGTTTATTCGGACCGGTGGAACGTTTTTCCATAAATTGCATGTGTGTAAAATGCAAATCAGTAAGTGTAGAATTGAGATCCAGAAAGGTTTTtctaataacaaatatataaactatacgttttaaagatttaaaagatagtcagaaatgcatttaatttatatcaactcattttaaaatattgcttttttgaattgaatgtgtttgtatatattcTTTTGAGTTTGTGGTGTTTGACATTAACAgattacacatttacacacatattgTAGATCCGTTCAGAGAAATAATATTGAGAAAAATCTACATCCATTATAAAtctatataataaatatatagtaGGGGAATGTTATTTATCTGTGCTGTAAAAGGGGGCCCTATTATAGTTCTTGGGGTTTCCCCTTCATAAACGCCTCCATTGtgctcctttgtttacttacccaataaaatgacatcactatgtcatACGCTAGCTCGTATTTGCTAGTGcccccaacacattgtacgggttaaggggcgggacatctctaagtgattcatcaatcacaacagagccggcaagcaaaccaatcagagcagactgggctctggtttcagacagagggtgaaaataggagctgcagcacaggcagtttgagaaaaataaagagctttttgaacattaaagcaggtcacaggagagacacaaaatacacaaattcACCTtgaaataagcataatagggcccctttaatgccTACTACCTGCAATAATACTGGGATCAGTTTCAGAAGCCTGTTTCTGTAGGTTGCAAATTCAAAGTGTTGGAACTCTTTGATTATGTTTCAttcatgacaaaaaaacagcttCTCACTTCATAATCTGTTCTGTAACTGACCATGTTTGCCATCTCCTTGCAGGTCTCTTTCAAATCCTTCCGCTCTCCCTGCTGGTGTCTCTGTGTGGACGCTGCAGTCCCAGAGATACTGGAGGCATTCAACAGATCCGTCGCCCTGCTAATCACCAAGGGGACTAGAAGGAATGAGGTGAAAAGACAAGAACGGCAAGAGGGTAAGAATGAGTGATTGTCGGTGATGGTGTGAAACACAGATGTACACTGAGAGGTCACTATGTAAGAGGTCACAAGTGGAGCAGTTCTACTTTGTTCCACAATGAGGAGACGTTTATTTTGAATGTAGCACAAGTGCAACCATCACCTTTTTTGTGCTTGCTTTTGAGAAACGAGGGTATGGTGCTGTGTCTGAGGAGTCCACTGGAATCGCTTGGATTCTGCTCAGACATAGGGGAtccctgaaaacaaacacacatattttatatgGAGCAAAAAGGCAATCATGAAAATACAGATTATATAGTTTATCcattattaataatagtatCCATTAATAGAGTAGTGCAGTAAtgagtcaaaaacaaaaaaaacattcgcAAAATTCTGTGTCTATCATCTCAAAGTCACtgtttttttgaatgaatttttgtttaaatgcctgaaataagCTCTCTggttaatacaaatgtttaagtGGCTAAATCAGAATACTAGTACTGATGACGTGCAGCAATCTGGTGTGTATATGTAGATCCTATCCTGCTGgacaaaatgtgtaagtatcataaacgtgtgtttgccacagatcctATATTCTAAAATCGTCACTGGAGCTCTGGCGAGTCAAACCTTCAGGAAAGTCTGAAAAAAATAGATGCTACCCCTGCACAAATCTATGGTTTTGTGTCACATTACCAAGTCCAACAGATAGAATACACTActggttttaaaatgcaaacattaaTTGAAAGAATGCACTGTAACTCTAGACAAAAACAGCACAAGTACCAAAgtatagattttattttattgtaataccTGGGCAAACGGTAAGGTGGAGacatctgacttttttctcttaGCACCGGCCCAGTCAAAGGACGACCTGTAAGGTCTATTGCTGGGCAGAGACACCTCAGTAGTACCTTCAAGCGGCATTTCATCAGCCTTTATACTGCTATTGTCCGGCAATGCATTCCTCTCATGACTTTGATGGACGAACAGCTTCAACTCAGTTTCACTTGTAGTCATCTTTGCATCTCCTGCATCTTCTATTTGGTCATTGTGCAGTTGCTCCTGACAGCTGCGAGTCTCAACCTGAGATTCAAGGTCAGCAGTTTCCATTGTGATATCACAGGCGTCTTTCAAATTAGACTTTTCCACAGGTTCCTGGGCGGCCTCACAGGCTTTGTTTTCAAGTGTCTCAACATTTGTCTGCCCTTCCTTCTTTTTAGATGCATTTGAATCACCATCATGATTGGCTACAGGAGACTTCAGCCGTACATTCTGCTCTGAGATGTTCTGACTATGAGGTAATGCTTGTTGTTCAACCTCTAATGTTGCTAACACACATTCTTCCTTCACATGTGTATCACCAATTTCAATTTGCTTCAAGTTGATATTGAAGCCAGAAGGACTACTTGGTTGTGATGGTGTTGTAGCTTTCTCCAACTCTTGAATAGTGACATTATCATCCAATTGAGCAGCTAATGGTCCAGAAAGCTCAGTGAGTTTATTGGCCGCTGATAtctcaaatattttttcttctgttgttttctcAAAAACTGGAATGGGACTTGGCGGATGAGCAAGTGACTCAGCAAAGGTCTGGACCTCACCATGACCGAGACGTTGCACTTCTTGATTGACGTTTGTCTCAAGAACGACACTTTTGTGCTCATCAGAACAGATCAGATGTACTTCTTTCCTGGTGTCATATTCTTTCTTCACCTGGCTGCAGTGAGCATCCTTCTCACTGATTGTCTGAGGGAGACTTTGAGAGCAGTCTGAGGGCTCACAGCCAGCCAGAGGTGGCTCCGCGTGCATAGAGTCAACAACCTGCTGTGTGTTGCTCTTCCAAGTAGTCGTATCAGTAGTCGTCTGGACCCGTATCTGGGTTTCTTCTGAGTGTAGccctgtttttcctctctcctctgctccacatgtcttttctccctctgctatatcttttgtttctgtttcaggcTGTTTGGGGTCCCCTGCATCTTCTGTTGAGAACTGGCTATCTTCCTTCCGTCGGCTCTATCTGTTGTTTGGGCGATGAGcgttcctctcttttctccttgGACTTCTCTATTCCACTGCTCTTCcttgtttctctcctcctcttctctgtctttttttacttgtttcACATCATCTTTCCATCCCTGTTCTTTTTCAGTTATTCCTCCGTTCCTCTCATCACTCTTTTCTTTGATCTGTGAGTCCACAGGAACATCGAAAGAACTGTGTCCAGGGCTTGATACAGCATCTActgttgaaaaaacaaacacattttcaacagtTGGTCAAATTGTACCAGTCATTAAATGCCACAgcctcaaaataaaagcaatagaTTGGTGCAGGAATCAGTCCTCAAAACTGGAAATGAGATTAAAAGAATTCAAATTCCCTCTCAAAGTCAAAGatgttttgaatatgtttttagtTGGATGCCTAAAATCGGTGGCTTTAAAGATGTTTACGttccactggtgaatgtctgaagcttctatacATCTTAAAAATTGTGATGTAACTTCCGGTTCCTACAAAAATACGTTATGACGTCACCACTTCTGTTTTGTgcttttaaacatttcccaTGATACATGTAGGCACCACTCTATATTATGCAGAATATGCCTTGTAGTCCTTTAACAAATTGCTTGTGTGATCTTAGTAAAATGCTGTGTCGATGTCTCGCTATAAAacaagtgtgtatgtttatCTACTGTATGTTTAGATGTAGCTGGCTGACCTCCAGTTGCTCCGGTGGTGACTATCTCTGTCACTGCTCCACTGTCCTCCAGACAGTCTGGGTTTCTGGTCTGAGCGGAGGCCAAATTATGCACACTGCCAGAGCTAGGCTCTGTGCTGGAGATGGGTTCATTAAgagtttcctctcctctgattcCCTTCACTAAAGTGGAGAAGACCTCTGTAGAATCACTGTGGCTCTGACTGATGCCTCTCATCTGTGTATAGACAAATAAACGGCAGGAGTTGAGGTTAAAcaattgcttttatttcagctttttaaCACACCCATCAGAGCTGTGGTTAAACTCattcaaactaaaaaacattgatggtgaaaaacatttactttttattaccAATGTGTTAATTTGTTTAAGTGTTACTGTTAACCACACATGTTGGATGTTCCTTTGTTCAACCATATTTGCTCTTATTCAAACAAGCTAGTAAGTAGCTCAAAATAGTTCATTAACTAATTTTTGAATTTCCTAAACAAGTCCTATATTATTCAGAGTTTTAATCAAAATACACTTTGTATTCAGAGGAAAAACAGGTTTTTTGATTTtgagttgaaataaaaaactagTTTGTCAGGATATTACTGAGATACATTTGTGTCTGAGTGTATGTAGGAGTCCATTTCACAAAGTTTGTTCTGTCTTTGtcacagacattttaaaacactttttttaaatcagtttaaatTATCAATAGCCCTTTTTCTATTggtcattatttttgattgttttatttattagtttatatttttatacatttctattGTATTCATTattgtgtctttctgtcttaCTATAACTGAGTGGGTTATCCGTCTTTTACTTTCGgattatttgattatatttattctgttgtttattttaccttcttggaatcatgtatttattaagtaCACGTGCTGCATGTGTGCAGATTTTTTAACCTCTAACTTAAATTGGATGCATTATTTTTTGTCTGCATCATGTGTATGTAAAGTGCTATAAAATAAAGCCttagtttcattatttttgtattaattattatttttctaatgaTCAGAATATTGTATTTAACCCAAGGGAAAATAGGTTTGGTTACAGATGcaccattttagaataaaataaataaatatgaatataaaatgtatacaattattgaattattataaatgttgttttctgtacCTCCAATTCATCTAAATGCTGAGCCTGCACTGTAGCGTGGGAGGTCAGCTCAGTGTTTCTCTGATGAAGCTCGTCGTTGGCCTCTTTCACTGTGTGGAGTTCCTGCTGCTCACTCCTGATGCGATCCAGAAACAACGCCTTCTGTTGGAGGCAGACAACTTTAAAGAGACATGATTTCTCTTTCCAGATGTTTCCGTAaagcaaacaacaataaatcacttccatttttctttttttggcatTATAATCTACcttgcaaatattttttgttatatataaaTGTCACCATCACACGGCTGCTCCCACACTTTTTCTTCTACCTCTTTGTCCCAGCTGTTCTGTGAAGCCGTGTAGCTCTCCATCAGTCGGGCCACCTTGTCTTCCAGGGCCTTGCTCTGCTCCCGCATCACCCTGTGTTCCTGCTTTAGGGCCTGCAGTAAAATTAATCACCCATAGGATTTTTAATGCAATACTAaacttttatgtgtttatttaacgTGAACAGAAGGTCTTAAACAGAGCAGGGATAGAGAAAGGACTTCTTGCTAATACAAATCAGTTGGCTTGTGTCAttttaataatgattttaataaatgaatgaataggtgaattaaaaaatgaggaggggcacagaaagaagagaataataaagtgtaaaGCCATACATGGGGGATAAACACACTAACTATCATTCAGTTGCAGAGGGGACTGTATTCACTTGTGTATATGTGTTGATATACAAGAGCACATTCATCAGATTGATGGGAAGAAACAGTGGAAGTCCATGTGTAAATTCCCATAATCTTTTAAACAGACCCTGAAAATGCCCTGGTGAGGCCAATACATGGATTTACCGGTAAATATACGCCGCATTCTCTATCATAAACATCTACTTTGACTTTCAAAGCATCAAACTGAACAataattaaaggggccctctaatgctcattttcaggttcatatttttgtattttgtgtctctactgggacatgtccccatgcttaatgttcttctcatactgcctgtgctgcatcacctcttttcaccctctgtctgaaaccagagcccagtctgctctgatggttAGCTGGCCAACTCTGTTGTGCTTTATGAATCGCTTAGAGATAGTTGAGAAGTCATGTACACTGGGTAATAGAaacgcgagtgttacatagtgatgtcactatattacataagtaaacaaagcagtccaatggaggcgtttcaggcaggggggggagtgtgtgggagacaaacTCCCTCTGGGAACAGCCAAGAAAAGCATAAAGGACCCCTCCCTTTAAAAGAGGAATTTCTTTGTTTCCTGTTAAAAGCCCATTATAATTGTAGACAGTTGTATGTGTCTTTGAAATAAACCCCATTGAGCTCTATTACCTTTATTAGTTCAGCAAAATTGTTTCTATAAGTGCATATTAAACTGAAAGAGGTTCAAATGTACATAAAGCTACATGTTGTTTAAAGAAGAATATATTTTGacagtgaaaaatgtgttgaacGTGTAGGAGGTTTAACAGTCCACTTTTCATGATGCAGTATGAGTTTCCTATAAGCTATGAATCTATTCTATTTCCATTCATCCATTCCATATCCATTCTTTTAGCGcaaaagaaatatttttcaaataatatataattaacACATTAGTAAATGATTTGGAGAGGGacataatattataatataattcttaataaaaaacactgcaacTTGCACACTTGTA
Above is a genomic segment from Eleginops maclovinus isolate JMC-PN-2008 ecotype Puerto Natales chromosome 2, JC_Emac_rtc_rv5, whole genome shotgun sequence containing:
- the LOC134859970 gene encoding uncharacterized protein LOC134859970 → MHAEPPLAGCEPSDCSQSLPQTISEKDAHCSQVKKEYDTRKEVHLICSDEHKSVVLETNVNQEVQRLGHGEVQTFAESLAHPPSPIPVFEKTTEEKIFEISAANKLTELSGPLAAQLDDNVTIQELEKATTPSQPSSPSGFNINLKQIEIGDTHVKEECVLATLEVEQQALPHSQNISEQNVRLKSPVANHDGDSNASKKKEGQTNVETLENKACEAAQEPVEKSNLKDACDITMETADLESQVETRSCQEQLHNDQIEDAGDAKMTTSETELKLFVHQSHERNALPDNSSIKADEMPLEGTTEVSLPSNRPYRSSFDWAGAKRKKSDVSTLPFAQGSPMSEQNPSDSSGLLRHSTIPSFLKSKHKKVPLVISRATDLLNASSISGTAASTQRHQQGERKDLKETCKEMANMKSRASLSTTSFPVPTSTAVSRLSWQTTPGCSRAHPSTAGPSTETDGDMSCSQEREDQQASFRTQISKIEQFLNTERLRLPKRRKTDN